One window from the genome of Candidatus Zixiibacteriota bacterium encodes:
- a CDS encoding DUF1972 domain-containing protein has protein sequence MNANLDIIVIPFHDWKKVQREGGRTRDAHLMSHLARHPLVNRMLVVNRPVSVPEVMVRPGRFRTAGERIGGGLGQRLTRVANSVFVLDTLLPDLFAPVRQRRGWFLDAFAGATVAQSVQWAASRLGIGAFHLVSFNAYAGNLAARLSPVRSLFDAWDNFLKFPANAQFRKRLEQSYRMYAECTDVWSTNSATNREVFCRLFEPGACEVIRNGVDPDHFRTARAIPADLAALPRPIIGLGAKITHLVDYDLLNAVMAANPDLSFVVIGQVLDKAVMGRIKPLPNFHYLGDKHYDVYPAYVGGFDAAIVPYVVGAREHGGDSIKTYEYLAAGKPVVSTPIDGLLKCPGRIFPARSPEEFGAAIRKALSAGDQRVEIPAEYLWSTKAEEMMDLLVRPRRPRTRRTHRPIVAFCGTRGVPARYGGFETAVDQISRRFAARGYDCEIICRRSAAGPPAGVGSRPLPDEHEGRRLVYVDGHRSRTLDTFAAALQTGRHLWRRRRAYRHVFWFNNANLPGILLSALARIPMSVNTDGLEWRRSKWSWPFKLYYRLASGAVALICRRLISDSRGIQDYYRRTLFRSTEFIPYGAPEPVAIDNERAEEILARYDLAAGKYFLQITRIEPDNLPVRVAEAFVRAELVRQGFRMVFIGYREDTPYARKLAVFDGRFGVRVHAAQYDPEVLQALRSRCWCYVHGNSVGGTNPALLEAMAACPRVVAIDCVFSREVLGDCGRLFDPDNIAPTLLEALAMPDESARMRRRVAERYDWEAVATAYMNLAEGRPAAYRPTAPSEENPARRPEGVPAVARQGEVTV, from the coding sequence ATGAACGCCAACCTCGACATCATCGTAATTCCTTTTCATGACTGGAAGAAGGTCCAGCGCGAAGGCGGCCGCACCCGCGACGCGCATCTGATGTCGCATCTGGCTCGGCACCCGCTTGTCAACCGAATGTTGGTCGTCAATCGGCCGGTAAGTGTGCCGGAAGTGATGGTTCGACCCGGTCGCTTCCGTACGGCGGGAGAGCGGATCGGCGGCGGATTGGGGCAGCGTCTGACCAGAGTGGCGAACAGCGTGTTCGTCCTCGACACTCTGTTGCCCGATCTCTTTGCGCCGGTGCGGCAGCGGCGTGGGTGGTTCCTCGATGCCTTCGCGGGCGCGACTGTGGCGCAGTCGGTACAATGGGCGGCGTCGAGACTGGGTATCGGCGCCTTTCACCTCGTCAGCTTCAACGCCTACGCCGGGAACCTGGCCGCGCGCCTATCGCCCGTTCGGTCGCTCTTCGACGCGTGGGACAACTTCCTCAAGTTTCCCGCAAATGCCCAATTCCGCAAACGGCTTGAGCAAAGCTACCGCATGTATGCAGAATGCACCGATGTCTGGTCAACCAACTCGGCCACGAACCGAGAAGTCTTTTGCCGCCTATTTGAGCCGGGAGCATGCGAAGTCATCCGCAACGGCGTGGACCCGGATCATTTCCGAACCGCCCGCGCGATCCCGGCCGATCTCGCCGCCCTCCCCCGGCCAATCATCGGCCTGGGAGCCAAGATCACTCACCTCGTGGATTACGACTTGCTCAACGCCGTCATGGCGGCCAACCCAGACCTGTCGTTCGTCGTCATCGGGCAGGTTCTCGATAAGGCGGTGATGGGCCGCATCAAGCCGCTTCCGAATTTTCACTACCTGGGGGACAAGCACTATGACGTCTATCCGGCCTACGTCGGCGGGTTCGATGCAGCGATCGTCCCGTATGTGGTGGGGGCGCGTGAACACGGCGGCGATTCCATCAAAACATACGAGTACCTCGCCGCCGGAAAGCCGGTCGTATCAACACCAATAGACGGACTCCTTAAGTGCCCCGGCCGCATTTTTCCGGCGCGGTCGCCTGAGGAGTTTGGGGCGGCAATCCGCAAGGCCTTGAGTGCAGGCGACCAGCGCGTCGAGATCCCTGCAGAGTATCTGTGGAGCACAAAGGCAGAAGAGATGATGGATCTCCTGGTGCGGCCGCGGCGGCCCCGAACCCGCCGCACTCATCGTCCCATCGTCGCTTTTTGCGGGACGCGCGGGGTGCCCGCCCGCTACGGCGGCTTCGAAACCGCCGTCGACCAGATCTCCCGCCGCTTCGCCGCCCGAGGCTACGACTGCGAGATCATCTGCCGGCGCTCCGCGGCCGGGCCGCCGGCCGGCGTGGGGAGCCGCCCTCTGCCGGACGAGCACGAGGGGCGACGCCTGGTATATGTCGACGGCCACCGGTCGCGCACGCTCGATACGTTCGCGGCCGCCCTCCAGACCGGGCGCCACCTCTGGCGCCGCCGGCGCGCCTACCGCCACGTGTTCTGGTTCAACAACGCCAACCTCCCCGGCATCCTCCTGAGCGCGCTGGCGCGGATCCCGATGTCGGTCAATACCGACGGGTTGGAGTGGCGGCGCTCGAAGTGGTCGTGGCCGTTCAAGCTCTACTACCGGCTGGCCTCGGGCGCGGTCGCCCTGATCTGCCGCCGCCTCATTTCCGACTCGCGCGGCATCCAGGACTACTACCGCCGCACGCTTTTCCGCTCGACCGAGTTCATCCCCTACGGCGCCCCGGAACCGGTGGCCATCGACAACGAGCGGGCGGAGGAGATCCTCGCCCGATACGACCTTGCGGCGGGGAAGTATTTCCTCCAGATCACGCGGATCGAGCCGGACAACCTGCCGGTGCGGGTGGCGGAGGCATTCGTGCGGGCCGAGCTGGTCCGGCAGGGCTTCAGGATGGTGTTTATCGGCTACCGCGAGGATACGCCCTACGCGCGGAAACTGGCGGTGTTCGACGGCCGGTTTGGGGTGCGCGTGCACGCGGCGCAGTACGACCCGGAGGTGCTGCAGGCCCTCCGGAGCCGGTGCTGGTGCTATGTCCACGGCAATTCGGTGGGGGGCACCAACCCGGCGTTGCTGGAGGCGATGGCCGCCTGCCCGCGGGTGGTGGCGATCGACTGCGTGTTCAGCCGCGAGGTACTCGGTGACTGCGGGCGGTTGTTCGACCCGGATAATATTGCGCCGACTCTCCTTGAGGCGCTGGCGATGCCCGATGAGAGCGCGCGCATGCGCCGGCGGGTCGCCGAGCGCTATGACTGGGAGGCGGTGGCGACCGCCTATATGAACCTGGCCGAGGGACGGCCGGCGGCCTACCGCCCGACCGCCCCGTCGGAAGAGAACCCTGCGCGGCGTCCTGAGGGAGTTCCGGCCGTTGCCCGACAAGGCGAAGTGACGGTTTAG
- a CDS encoding O-antigen ligase family protein — protein MSGESRTLAAGSRFVTAPVCGQRVLYASLVLLVGFALYANLARVALGSRYVLLVADSLLMVLVLYTASLRLLAGQLPTAVEAAVLALLGLGAAAIMHPNIPDFRTGIEGFRQTLYQMSAVSVGVALLGTRRRMMHFLSIVAVLAVPILLWAVKQFIAISALDLAIIGANTADIYTWQIFGKVRAFGFFSGPFHMGLFAGFVFWIGAALYFESRRRIWLVLAALSFLACLATLTRGSLIAMCGSVPVVLFFVFPRARLRVAAATAVVLAGIGLGLYLLSSHVDAVGSVVESVLTLSELSDDSRLVGRFDGYREGIAAVATHPFGIGMGSAADALGHYFDPYKYVHITSHNMFLRMALETGWMGLGLFMAILWLALRAARRTARMGDHPMAMLLMGWPAIVLITGITGSSINAFPVNLLFWLIVGGAVRLTAHSGPGATT, from the coding sequence ATGTCTGGTGAGTCGAGAACACTGGCCGCCGGCAGTCGGTTTGTCACCGCGCCGGTTTGCGGTCAGAGAGTGCTCTACGCGAGTCTCGTTTTGCTTGTGGGCTTTGCGCTCTATGCCAATCTCGCCCGCGTCGCGCTCGGCAGCCGCTATGTGCTCCTGGTCGCGGACAGCCTGCTCATGGTCCTCGTCCTGTATACGGCGTCGTTGCGCCTACTCGCGGGGCAACTCCCGACCGCGGTGGAGGCGGCCGTGCTGGCCTTGCTGGGCCTCGGCGCGGCGGCCATCATGCACCCCAACATTCCCGATTTCCGCACCGGGATCGAGGGATTCCGCCAGACTCTGTACCAGATGTCGGCGGTAAGTGTCGGGGTGGCCCTGCTCGGCACACGCCGTCGGATGATGCACTTTCTCTCCATCGTGGCCGTGCTGGCCGTTCCCATTCTGCTGTGGGCAGTCAAGCAGTTTATCGCAATCTCGGCGCTGGACCTGGCCATCATCGGAGCCAACACCGCCGACATCTACACCTGGCAGATTTTCGGAAAAGTCAGAGCCTTCGGCTTCTTCAGCGGGCCGTTCCACATGGGGCTGTTTGCCGGGTTCGTGTTCTGGATCGGGGCGGCGCTCTATTTCGAGTCTCGTCGCAGGATATGGCTCGTCCTGGCCGCCCTCTCATTTCTCGCCTGCCTGGCTACGCTTACCCGGGGCAGTCTGATAGCGATGTGCGGCTCGGTCCCGGTGGTGCTGTTCTTTGTCTTTCCGCGCGCGCGCCTGCGGGTAGCGGCGGCCACGGCGGTTGTGCTGGCCGGTATCGGCCTCGGGCTCTACCTGTTATCCTCTCATGTGGATGCCGTCGGGAGTGTAGTCGAGAGCGTGTTGACGCTGAGTGAACTGTCGGACGACAGCCGGCTGGTGGGTCGATTCGACGGCTACCGCGAGGGAATCGCAGCGGTTGCGACCCACCCGTTCGGGATTGGGATGGGGAGCGCCGCCGATGCCCTGGGCCACTATTTCGACCCGTACAAATACGTCCACATCACGAGCCACAACATGTTTCTGCGCATGGCGCTGGAAACCGGCTGGATGGGACTGGGGCTTTTCATGGCAATTCTGTGGCTGGCGCTCCGCGCGGCGCGCCGCACGGCGCGAATGGGCGATCATCCGATGGCGATGCTTCTGATGGGATGGCCGGCCATTGTACTGATTACAGGAATCACCGGATCCTCAATCAACGCCTTTCCGGTGAACTTGCTGTTCTGGCTGATCGTTGGGGGCGCAGTGAGACTGACGGCTCACTCCGGACCGGGGGCAACAACATGA
- a CDS encoding glycosyltransferase, with protein sequence MARLCLETAIGQLTVCAVTVTYGDRWHLLRRVLERLCAWPAVARVIIVDNGATYDLRGRTAGAFGLRVEVVGSGRNEGSARGYAIGMKAAREAVDTEFVWLLDDDNFPESGALEALAEAWRELSAGQASDRLALLALRTDRPYLVQIAAGADPRRIFPKANSFLDFHAADAPRRVWRKLFRRRPALTTVKSRSVKIPYGVYGGLLFHKTLLDRVGYPDESYFLYGDDYDFTTRISDGGAVYLVAGSRIDDLDPSWHVSSTARRVTVFQNLSQAPDFRVYCTVRSNVIFVRRHLLTRPWVWQLNRLAYLAILRAFMWATGRRDRYDLIARAVSDGCSGRLEKVGCHVW encoded by the coding sequence GTGGCGCGATTGTGTCTTGAGACGGCCATCGGCCAACTCACCGTGTGCGCGGTCACCGTCACGTACGGCGACCGCTGGCATCTGCTCAGGCGGGTACTGGAGCGGCTGTGCGCGTGGCCGGCCGTAGCCCGCGTCATCATCGTGGACAACGGGGCAACCTACGACTTGCGTGGGCGGACGGCGGGCGCTTTCGGTCTGAGGGTCGAGGTAGTCGGTTCCGGCCGCAACGAGGGATCAGCTCGCGGGTATGCTATAGGCATGAAGGCGGCCAGGGAGGCGGTGGACACCGAATTCGTGTGGCTTCTCGATGACGACAACTTTCCCGAATCCGGTGCCCTCGAGGCGCTCGCGGAGGCCTGGCGGGAGCTAAGCGCCGGCCAAGCGAGCGACCGACTGGCGCTCCTGGCACTGCGCACCGATCGCCCGTACCTGGTTCAAATCGCGGCCGGAGCGGATCCCCGCAGGATATTCCCGAAGGCCAACAGCTTCCTTGATTTTCATGCAGCCGATGCGCCGCGCCGCGTTTGGCGCAAGCTGTTCCGCCGGCGACCTGCGCTCACAACGGTCAAGAGCCGATCCGTGAAGATTCCCTACGGAGTCTACGGCGGGCTGCTGTTCCACAAGACTCTCCTCGACCGAGTCGGCTACCCCGACGAGAGCTACTTCCTCTACGGCGACGACTACGATTTTACGACGCGGATCAGCGACGGCGGGGCGGTGTACCTCGTGGCCGGCTCCCGAATCGACGACCTTGACCCGTCCTGGCATGTATCGAGCACAGCGCGTCGGGTCACCGTGTTTCAGAACCTCTCGCAGGCTCCGGATTTCCGCGTCTACTGCACCGTCCGGAGCAACGTGATCTTTGTCCGGCGCCACCTGCTCACGCGCCCATGGGTGTGGCAACTGAATCGCCTCGCTTACCTGGCGATACTGCGGGCTTTCATGTGGGCGACCGGTCGGAGAGACCGCTACGACTTGATCGCCAGGGCAGTGAGTGACGGCTGCAGCGGCCGCCTGGAGAAGGTTGGTTGCCATGTCTGGTGA
- a CDS encoding dTDP-4-dehydrorhamnose 3,5-epimerase family protein: MRCDIEGVIIRELRCVADARGWLTELFRRDELPGAFEPAMSYVSMTRPGVVRGPHEHRDQSDLFCFLGPSTFRLYLWDSRPGAPSHGRTYRAEFGEHRRALVIVPPGVVHAYKNVGAVDGLVFNAPNRLYAGEGRREPVDEIRHENDPASPFRIDD; the protein is encoded by the coding sequence ATGCGGTGTGACATCGAGGGCGTGATCATTCGCGAGCTGCGCTGTGTGGCGGACGCCCGCGGCTGGCTCACCGAGCTCTTTCGCCGCGATGAGCTCCCGGGGGCGTTCGAGCCGGCCATGAGCTACGTGTCGATGACCCGCCCGGGCGTGGTCCGCGGACCGCACGAGCACCGCGACCAGTCCGACCTCTTCTGTTTTCTCGGACCGTCGACGTTCCGTCTCTACCTCTGGGACAGCCGGCCGGGCGCGCCCTCCCACGGGCGCACCTACCGCGCTGAGTTCGGCGAACACCGCCGCGCGCTCGTGATCGTCCCGCCGGGGGTGGTCCACGCCTACAAGAATGTCGGCGCGGTCGACGGTCTGGTGTTCAACGCTCCCAACCGGCTGTACGCGGGGGAGGGGCGGCGGGAGCCGGTCGATGAGATCCGCCACGAGAACGATCCCGCCTCGCCGTTCCGGATTGATGACTGA
- the rfbD gene encoding dTDP-4-dehydrorhamnose reductase: MPSTCATLSGRSTVRDRLLVTGARGQLGTDLVAEFRRRADVVGCDLDDFDITDPAAVRQHVAAVRPTVVIHAAAFTEVDRCEAEPERAIRVNADGAAFVAEACRAVGAHLVFYSTDYVFDGARRTPYVESAPPNPRTVYGRSKLEGERRTSAAQPDSAILRLAWMYGAHGRNFVVTMLARGAEQLEAARRGESIASLQVVDDQVGNPTWTRDVVRQTEIVLRERLTGLYHCSAEGETSWYGLAAFIFSRLGMAVDLRPCTTAALGRPAPRPAYSSLENAALKAAGCHVMRDWREALAEFLAGRREAALYAV, translated from the coding sequence ATGCCCAGTACCTGCGCGACGTTGTCCGGGAGGTCAACGGTGAGGGATAGGCTCCTGGTCACCGGCGCCCGCGGGCAACTGGGGACCGACCTCGTCGCCGAGTTCCGGCGGCGCGCCGACGTGGTCGGCTGCGACCTCGACGATTTCGACATCACCGACCCGGCCGCCGTCCGGCAGCACGTCGCGGCCGTCCGCCCCACCGTCGTTATTCACGCGGCCGCGTTCACCGAGGTCGACCGGTGCGAGGCGGAGCCGGAGCGGGCCATACGGGTCAACGCCGACGGCGCCGCATTCGTCGCCGAGGCCTGCCGCGCGGTCGGGGCACACCTGGTTTTCTATTCCACCGATTATGTTTTCGACGGCGCCCGGCGCACACCCTATGTCGAAAGCGCCCCCCCCAATCCCCGGACGGTCTACGGACGGAGCAAGCTCGAGGGAGAGCGGCGCACCTCGGCCGCGCAGCCCGACAGCGCCATCCTCCGCCTCGCCTGGATGTACGGCGCGCACGGCCGGAACTTTGTCGTCACCATGCTCGCGCGCGGCGCCGAGCAGCTGGAGGCGGCCCGGCGCGGCGAGAGTATCGCCTCCCTGCAAGTTGTCGACGATCAGGTCGGCAACCCGACCTGGACCAGGGATGTCGTGCGGCAGACGGAAATCGTCCTGCGCGAGCGGCTCACCGGGTTGTACCACTGCTCGGCGGAAGGGGAGACCTCATGGTACGGCCTGGCGGCATTCATTTTTTCGCGGCTTGGGATGGCGGTTGACCTGCGCCCCTGCACGACCGCCGCGCTGGGCCGGCCGGCTCCGCGGCCCGCCTACTCCTCGCTGGAGAACGCGGCCCTCAAGGCCGCCGGCTGCCATGTCATGCGCGACTGGCGCGAGGCCCTTGCGGAATTCCTCGCCGGCCGGAGGGAGGCTGCGCTCTATGCGGTGTGA
- the rfbA gene encoding glucose-1-phosphate thymidylyltransferase RfbA — protein MSAGIRKGIILAGGAGTRLHPVTQVACKQLLPIYDKPMIYYPLSTLMLFGVTEILIISTPQDLPRFRDLLGDGRAVGLTLRYAVQERPEGIAQAFLIGADFIGRDNVALILGDNVFYGVYDFLRGVRAFVDGAVVFGYYVKDPQRYGVVEFDHDGNAISIEEKPAAPKSNYAVTGLYLYDAEVVSVARSLRPSARGELEITDVNNHYLRRGRLKVVRLGRGIAWLDTGTHESLLDASNFIATIEKRQGQKIACIEEIAYRMRYINRRQMEALLASIPDTAYAQYLRDVVREVNGEG, from the coding sequence GTGAGCGCCGGGATCCGCAAGGGAATCATTCTGGCCGGCGGGGCCGGGACGCGGCTCCACCCGGTGACGCAGGTTGCGTGCAAGCAGCTCCTGCCGATCTACGACAAGCCGATGATCTACTATCCGCTGTCGACCCTGATGCTGTTCGGCGTGACCGAGATCCTCATCATCAGCACGCCCCAGGACCTGCCGCGGTTTCGGGATCTGCTTGGCGACGGCCGGGCGGTCGGGCTCACGCTTCGCTACGCGGTCCAGGAGCGCCCGGAGGGAATCGCCCAGGCCTTCCTCATCGGCGCCGATTTCATCGGCCGCGACAACGTCGCCCTCATTCTCGGCGACAACGTCTTCTACGGGGTCTACGATTTCCTCCGCGGCGTCCGGGCGTTCGTCGACGGTGCGGTGGTGTTCGGCTACTATGTCAAGGATCCTCAGCGGTACGGCGTCGTGGAGTTCGACCACGACGGCAACGCGATCTCGATCGAGGAGAAGCCGGCGGCGCCCAAGTCCAACTACGCTGTCACCGGGCTGTACCTCTACGATGCGGAGGTCGTCTCGGTCGCGCGGTCGCTGCGGCCATCGGCCCGCGGTGAGCTCGAGATCACCGATGTGAACAATCACTACCTGCGGCGGGGGCGGCTCAAAGTCGTCCGGCTCGGGCGGGGCATCGCGTGGCTCGACACGGGCACCCACGAGAGCCTGCTGGACGCGAGCAATTTCATCGCCACGATCGAGAAGCGCCAGGGGCAGAAGATCGCCTGCATCGAGGAAATCGCCTACCGCATGCGCTACATCAACCGCCGCCAGATGGAGGCGCTCCTCGCCTCCATCCCCGACACCGCCTATGCCCAGTACCTGCGCGACGTTGTCCGGGAGGTCAACGGTGAGGGATAG
- the rfbB gene encoding dTDP-glucose 4,6-dehydratase, translated as MGDETFQRTVVVTGGAGFVGSNLLLHLVPAYPDCRWVNVDCLTYAGNLANLKAIEKAPNYRFARIDITDFDRLADCFHAFDPSGIIHLAAESHVDRSILGPSTFIRTNILGTFNLLELARKKTQRSGPQAIRFHQVSTDEVFGSLGPEGHFTEDTPYRPNSPYSASKAAADHLVRSYAATYGLDTVTTHCSNNYGPYQFPEKLIPLMIRNARAGLPLPVYGDGKNVRDWLYVEDHCRALDLVFHEGKSGATYTIGGHNEIENLELVRLICRMLDDRLGGGPRENLITFVTDRLGHDRRYAIDASKIARELGWRPSVTFAEGLCRTIAWYLDHQEWLDHCISGQYLQYYEDIYAGR; from the coding sequence ATGGGTGACGAAACGTTTCAGCGAACGGTGGTGGTGACCGGCGGCGCCGGCTTTGTCGGTTCCAACCTCCTCTTGCACCTGGTGCCCGCCTACCCGGACTGCCGGTGGGTCAATGTCGACTGTCTGACCTACGCCGGCAACCTGGCCAACCTGAAAGCGATCGAGAAAGCCCCCAACTACCGGTTCGCGCGGATCGATATCACCGACTTCGACCGCCTCGCCGACTGTTTCCATGCTTTCGATCCGTCCGGCATCATCCACCTGGCCGCCGAATCGCACGTTGACCGCTCCATCCTGGGACCGTCGACCTTCATCCGGACCAACATCCTCGGCACCTTCAACCTCCTGGAACTGGCGCGCAAGAAAACGCAGCGGTCCGGACCGCAGGCGATCCGCTTTCACCAGGTGTCGACCGACGAGGTGTTCGGGTCGCTCGGGCCGGAGGGGCATTTCACCGAGGACACGCCGTACCGCCCCAACTCCCCCTACTCGGCCTCGAAAGCGGCGGCCGATCATCTGGTGCGCTCCTACGCGGCCACCTACGGCCTCGACACGGTGACGACCCACTGCTCGAATAATTACGGCCCCTACCAGTTCCCGGAGAAACTGATTCCGCTTATGATCCGCAACGCCCGCGCGGGGCTGCCGCTGCCGGTGTACGGCGACGGGAAGAATGTGCGGGACTGGCTCTACGTCGAGGACCACTGCCGGGCGCTCGACCTGGTGTTCCACGAGGGGAAATCCGGCGCGACTTACACCATCGGCGGGCACAACGAAATCGAGAACCTCGAGTTGGTCCGCCTGATCTGCCGAATGCTTGACGACCGGCTGGGGGGCGGCCCCCGCGAAAACCTCATCACCTTCGTGACCGACCGCCTCGGGCACGACCGGCGGTACGCCATCGACGCCTCGAAAATCGCCCGCGAGCTCGGCTGGCGGCCCTCGGTCACATTCGCCGAGGGCCTGTGCCGAACGATCGCGTGGTACCTGGACCACCAGGAGTGGCTCGACCACTGCATCAGCGGGCAGTACCTCCAATACTACGAGGACATCTATGCGGGCCGCTAG